In one window of Blastopirellula marina DNA:
- a CDS encoding M28 family peptidase: MFRSSKMNHEDKQALQQRLFRHVDCLASLIGPRCFRKAGSMDATTGYLRQQWSQMGYDIQEEPFNALSDIATNFVVETPGTSRAEEIVVLGAHYDTVLATPGADDNASAVAVLLEVSRLLKDHVGKRTARYVAFACEEPPYFNVDSMGSQHHARTAKQRGDDIVGMLCLEMVGYFKDEPGSQPYPEEIPKWLTWPLPKRGNFLAALGNLDSWKLAYQFHRGFKRGSRLPVWALPLPDRFEFIFMSDNRAFWEQGYPALMLTDTAFVRNPNYHQASDTPDTLDYARMAEVALGVASAMKRLLK, from the coding sequence ATGTTTCGTAGCAGCAAGATGAACCACGAAGACAAACAGGCCCTGCAGCAGCGGCTGTTTCGACATGTCGACTGCCTGGCAAGCCTAATCGGTCCGCGATGCTTTCGCAAAGCTGGCTCGATGGATGCCACCACGGGTTACTTGCGTCAGCAATGGTCTCAGATGGGTTACGACATCCAAGAGGAACCTTTCAATGCATTGTCCGACATCGCCACGAACTTCGTCGTCGAAACACCAGGAACTTCTCGCGCGGAAGAGATCGTCGTGCTGGGGGCACATTACGATACGGTTCTGGCGACGCCTGGCGCTGACGACAATGCTTCTGCGGTAGCAGTTCTGCTGGAGGTAAGTCGACTGTTGAAAGACCATGTCGGAAAACGGACGGCGCGGTATGTTGCGTTTGCCTGTGAAGAGCCTCCCTACTTTAATGTCGATTCGATGGGGAGTCAGCATCATGCTCGCACGGCGAAACAGCGCGGAGACGATATCGTCGGAATGCTATGCCTGGAGATGGTAGGGTACTTCAAGGATGAGCCTGGGTCGCAGCCCTACCCCGAGGAGATCCCCAAGTGGCTGACCTGGCCATTGCCCAAGCGAGGCAACTTCCTGGCGGCACTTGGGAATCTGGATTCGTGGAAACTCGCGTATCAGTTTCATCGCGGATTCAAACGGGGCTCACGATTACCAGTGTGGGCGCTGCCATTGCCGGATCGATTTGAATTCATCTTTATGAGCGACAACCGGGCCTTCTGGGAACAAGGTTATCCTGCCCTGATGCTCACCGATACAGCGTTCGTGCGGAACCCGAACTATCACCAGGCCAGCGATACTCCGGATACGCTCGATTACGCGCGCATGGCCGAAGTGGCCCTCGGCGTTGCGTCAGCCATGAAGCGGCTTTTAAAATAG
- a CDS encoding WD40 repeat domain-containing protein — translation MIRTLAIAIVVLLLPARLVVAQISDSPWMLASDINIPADQKAKITVGPPGCPVVMVDRQAWHIKSKKVVQTIQDGWEIGDYRCLSANGKYFAAFEGGTFDRGKDINVWNLVTGEIVATIPGKSSSIYPVMKIMYNRYLLAAPNTGETLTIWDLEQDKKTRDVFVRTDRIEEGQLTVSPDGKYLALCEGDKVSVMTLADGRYAGNLAAPLRDPTSRSTWTLGARDVKDLEFSPDGQEMAAIYSSYSSLNKQRLVVWNGQGQITHDIPLNIPYGRLNAYCLSWLPDHKGWVIDGNVIDRETKKITVQFKRSRNDTDEIAVLDKYFLLGRFGEEAESLTMIGLPWEEVERSLEAMNTVENAIIGPGVKLSLYVYMRGQRSESIDKARATIGDAIVSRLKVDKMLYAPDQDAYFRFNAEPASTEHQYGQLKLELLLKGSDDPLWSHTFSSTSASGFLQGLDKGDITDTSAAAVAGEISQVQIPYFMPRTADFLPLPLVVH, via the coding sequence ATGATTCGAACACTTGCGATTGCCATCGTTGTTTTGCTGCTTCCTGCCCGCCTGGTAGTTGCCCAGATCAGCGATTCTCCGTGGATGCTAGCCTCGGACATCAACATTCCTGCTGATCAAAAAGCGAAAATCACTGTGGGGCCCCCTGGCTGCCCGGTGGTGATGGTCGATCGTCAGGCCTGGCACATCAAGTCGAAGAAGGTCGTCCAGACGATCCAAGATGGCTGGGAGATTGGCGACTATCGCTGTTTAAGCGCCAACGGCAAGTATTTCGCGGCGTTCGAGGGGGGCACGTTCGATCGGGGCAAAGACATCAATGTCTGGAACTTGGTCACCGGCGAGATCGTCGCCACCATCCCCGGCAAGTCGAGCAGCATCTACCCGGTGATGAAGATCATGTACAACCGCTACCTGCTGGCGGCCCCCAACACCGGCGAGACGCTGACGATCTGGGACCTGGAACAAGACAAAAAGACGCGCGACGTCTTCGTAAGAACCGACCGGATCGAAGAAGGCCAGCTCACCGTTTCACCTGATGGTAAATACCTGGCTTTATGCGAAGGAGACAAGGTCTCGGTCATGACCCTGGCCGATGGCCGTTACGCTGGCAACCTGGCTGCTCCCTTGCGCGATCCAACCAGCCGCAGCACCTGGACGCTGGGTGCCCGCGACGTCAAAGACCTCGAGTTCTCGCCGGATGGCCAGGAGATGGCCGCGATCTATAGCAGTTACAGCAGCCTCAACAAGCAGCGACTGGTGGTATGGAACGGTCAAGGGCAGATCACGCACGACATTCCATTGAATATCCCTTACGGCCGCCTGAACGCTTACTGCTTGTCGTGGCTGCCTGATCATAAGGGGTGGGTCATCGACGGCAACGTCATCGATCGCGAAACGAAGAAGATCACGGTGCAGTTTAAACGCTCGCGCAACGACACTGACGAGATCGCCGTGCTGGACAAGTACTTCCTGCTGGGACGCTTCGGGGAAGAAGCCGAGTCGCTCACCATGATCGGGCTTCCCTGGGAAGAAGTCGAGCGTTCCTTGGAAGCGATGAACACGGTCGAGAACGCGATTATTGGCCCTGGCGTGAAGCTTTCCCTTTACGTTTACATGCGTGGCCAACGCAGCGAATCGATCGACAAAGCCCGGGCAACGATCGGCGATGCCATTGTGTCTCGCCTGAAAGTGGACAAGATGCTTTACGCCCCTGACCAGGATGCCTACTTCCGCTTCAACGCGGAACCAGCCTCCACCGAGCATCAATACGGGCAACTAAAACTGGAACTGCTGCTCAAAGGTTCGGATGACCCCCTCTGGTCCCATACGTTCTCCTCGACAAGCGCCAGCGGCTTCCTACAAGGATTGGACAAGGGGGACATTACCGACACCTCCGCTGCAGCGGTCGCCGGGGAAATCAGCCAAGTGCAAATCCCCTACTTCATGCCCCGCACGGCCGACTTCCTGCCATTGCCGCTCGTTGTGCATTAG
- a CDS encoding NRDE family protein gives MCLLAIQYRSVPEAPILVAANREEFYDRPTLAPSIQSGKPRALCGIDQQAGGTWLGVNQHGLVVGCTNRRKMKRPAVPRSRGLLCRELLRASSAQAAVEVAMEGLMSEQYDGVNFVMADADSGWVVHGGDDVNAQRLEDGLNLIGGHDLNDSRDERVQLAHRLMTLQTLDSAVKFLAVSSKVFARPPAAQGRPGMVIEGKEWGTVSSTLISLGKKPRDAIFQYTEGAPTKVGYEDYSPLLRDILSRGLRESRASRAEA, from the coding sequence ATGTGCCTATTGGCAATCCAATACCGAAGCGTTCCTGAGGCCCCGATTCTCGTCGCGGCTAATCGGGAAGAATTTTATGATCGTCCCACGTTGGCTCCCTCGATTCAATCCGGGAAGCCTCGAGCATTGTGCGGAATTGATCAGCAAGCTGGGGGAACCTGGCTGGGCGTCAATCAGCACGGACTCGTCGTTGGCTGCACCAATCGCCGCAAGATGAAGCGTCCCGCGGTGCCTCGTTCGCGAGGACTTTTGTGCCGTGAATTGCTCAGGGCCAGCAGTGCTCAGGCTGCCGTAGAAGTGGCGATGGAAGGCTTGATGTCCGAGCAGTACGACGGTGTCAACTTCGTCATGGCCGACGCCGACAGTGGCTGGGTCGTGCATGGTGGTGATGACGTCAATGCTCAGCGTCTGGAAGACGGCCTGAACCTGATCGGTGGTCACGACCTGAACGATTCGCGCGACGAACGCGTTCAGCTGGCTCATCGCTTGATGACCCTGCAGACGCTCGATTCGGCTGTGAAGTTCCTCGCTGTTTCCAGCAAGGTCTTCGCTCGCCCACCAGCAGCTCAAGGTCGTCCTGGCATGGTCATCGAAGGTAAGGAATGGGGTACGGTCAGCAGCACGCTGATCTCGCTGGGCAAAAAGCCCCGCGATGCCATCTTCCAATACACCGAAGGTGCACCAACCAAGGTTGGCTATGAAGATTACTCGCCACTGCTGCGAGATATCCTCAGCCGTGGACTCCGCGAATCGCGAGCTTCCCGAGCTGAAGCCTAG
- a CDS encoding DUF2750 domain-containing protein — protein MSSGRFAGAVDLSGPDRLQMFINKVSESQEMWGLYVDGWAEETDGDGKKGLVVWPDEQHARLCATDKWRQHSPKMIKLSSFNERWVDKLVRMRLKVAVFPTPFDGPVFVDPVALRAELL, from the coding sequence ATGTCCTCAGGCAGATTTGCCGGAGCGGTCGATTTAAGTGGTCCAGATCGTCTGCAGATGTTCATCAACAAGGTCAGCGAATCGCAAGAGATGTGGGGGCTGTACGTCGATGGTTGGGCGGAAGAAACCGACGGCGACGGAAAAAAAGGGCTGGTCGTCTGGCCCGATGAACAACATGCCCGCCTTTGCGCTACGGATAAATGGCGACAACACTCCCCTAAAATGATCAAGCTCTCCAGTTTCAACGAACGCTGGGTCGACAAGCTGGTGCGGATGCGATTGAAAGTAGCCGTGTTCCCTACCCCATTCGATGGGCCTGTGTTCGTCGACCCGGTGGCCTTGCGAGCGGAACTTCTATAA
- the epmA gene encoding EF-P lysine aminoacylase EpmA: MDIRNWRPTASIDNLKRRHEITQAVRGFFLAQGFWEVETPLLSRDSVVDTHLDPVPVALSWDPARPNDGERYYLQTSPEFAMKRLVAAGADAIFQITKAFRLAEAGSQHNVEFTLIEWYRVCDDQAAGMQLLSNLAEATLKRGPALQVSYSQLFQSHLGIDPLTVTSQQLRDIAQQYAVSVPESFAEEDVDGLLELLLSELIQPKLGFDRPAILFHYPASQAALARLDEVDPRVACRFELFVDGMELANGYDELLDAEILVQRNRTNNAAREALGKPPLPEESQLIEAMRAGLPACSGCALGLDRLVMAAIGANSIDEVIPFPTRQA, encoded by the coding sequence ATGGACATCCGCAACTGGCGCCCGACGGCGTCGATCGACAATCTGAAACGTCGTCACGAGATCACCCAGGCGGTGCGGGGCTTCTTTCTGGCCCAGGGGTTCTGGGAAGTCGAAACGCCGCTCCTGTCGCGGGACTCGGTCGTCGATACGCACCTCGATCCCGTGCCGGTGGCTTTGTCTTGGGATCCGGCTAGGCCGAACGATGGGGAGCGGTACTATCTGCAGACATCGCCAGAGTTTGCCATGAAGCGGCTGGTAGCTGCCGGGGCGGATGCCATTTTTCAAATCACCAAGGCGTTTCGCCTAGCCGAGGCTGGCTCGCAGCACAACGTCGAGTTCACGCTAATCGAGTGGTACCGGGTTTGCGACGACCAGGCAGCCGGGATGCAGCTGCTATCCAACTTGGCAGAAGCCACGCTCAAGCGAGGTCCTGCTTTACAGGTCAGTTACTCCCAGCTCTTTCAATCCCACTTAGGCATCGACCCACTAACGGTAACAAGCCAGCAGCTGCGAGATATAGCCCAGCAGTACGCGGTGAGCGTGCCGGAGTCATTCGCCGAGGAGGATGTCGACGGCCTCTTGGAACTGCTGCTTTCCGAGTTGATCCAGCCGAAGCTTGGTTTCGATCGACCAGCGATCCTGTTTCACTACCCAGCTTCGCAAGCCGCACTGGCTCGACTTGATGAAGTCGATCCACGGGTAGCGTGTCGTTTCGAGTTATTCGTCGATGGGATGGAGCTTGCCAACGGCTACGATGAGTTGCTCGACGCCGAGATTCTGGTCCAACGAAATCGAACCAACAACGCGGCGAGAGAAGCCCTGGGCAAGCCGCCGCTGCCGGAGGAGAGCCAACTGATCGAGGCAATGCGAGCAGGGCTGCCGGCCTGCAGCGGATGTGCACTGGGACTCGACCGCTTGGTGATGGCCGCCATCGGGGCAAATTCGATCGACGAAGTGATTCCGTTTCCCACACGCCAGGCTTGA
- a CDS encoding leucine-rich repeat domain-containing protein, with product MQLTTAAILILSAVTMQAEAPSRVETDARFQTQLNELAAKCDEVKLPAQAEATRKWIVPTYGRANVFYLVPETDPLQPDDEASQLVQFWYQKFRTIRNEHANALYKHAQELLIAKQGAKSYQTLHEVLRENPDHADARRILGYTNVNGTWRRPGVVTRAKQPRYEHPKFGWPAKTFWQIDTPHFQIMTNLSESEGLKLGERLEVVYSAWEQMFFSYWSNELQLAGYFDGGTPSPVRKKFEVVLFKSRGEYVNYLEQVQPRIGITLGIYQFDEEKVYLFHDESEAAHATWHHEVTHQLFQEYRSASKDVGLNFNFWTIEGVAMYMESLRIFDGYVTLGGVDATRLQYARNRLLIGEFYVPIANMVAMGREDIQKSPDIAAIYSQSAGMAHTFLDSSDGKYREGFIGYLVSIYKQDDSLNTLPQKLGVSGLQELDRIYKLSLGISPEDVYALPAGGPTTDLFLSMFTAFNDEVMPHIGTFTKLRWLDVSMTNVSSRGVSYLKDCKELRDLGIATPTVDDTALRTVGQLTALEELDISGSRITDSGLKEISYLQHLKVLRIAATQITDAGLLKLAELKDLEMIDARQTQITPQGVERLKQSLPKVVVHL from the coding sequence GTGCAACTTACCACCGCCGCCATCCTGATTCTCTCCGCCGTGACGATGCAAGCCGAAGCGCCGTCGCGGGTCGAGACCGATGCGCGGTTTCAGACGCAGCTGAACGAGTTGGCAGCCAAGTGCGACGAGGTCAAGCTGCCGGCCCAAGCCGAAGCAACTCGCAAGTGGATCGTTCCCACCTACGGCAGGGCAAACGTTTTTTACCTGGTACCGGAAACCGACCCACTTCAGCCGGACGACGAGGCCTCGCAGTTGGTGCAGTTTTGGTATCAGAAGTTCCGTACAATCCGCAATGAGCACGCCAATGCTTTGTACAAGCATGCTCAGGAACTATTGATCGCCAAGCAGGGAGCCAAGTCATATCAGACACTGCATGAAGTGCTTCGCGAGAACCCCGATCACGCCGACGCGCGGCGAATCCTGGGGTATACCAACGTCAACGGTACGTGGCGTCGCCCTGGCGTGGTGACGCGGGCCAAGCAACCGCGGTACGAACATCCCAAATTCGGCTGGCCAGCAAAGACGTTCTGGCAGATTGATACACCCCATTTTCAAATCATGACCAATCTCAGCGAGTCGGAAGGCCTGAAGCTGGGTGAGCGGCTGGAGGTTGTCTATTCGGCCTGGGAGCAAATGTTCTTCAGCTACTGGAGTAACGAGCTCCAACTGGCTGGTTACTTCGACGGGGGAACTCCGAGTCCGGTACGAAAGAAGTTTGAGGTCGTACTATTCAAATCACGCGGCGAGTACGTCAATTACCTGGAACAGGTCCAGCCGCGAATTGGCATCACGCTGGGCATCTACCAGTTCGACGAAGAAAAGGTGTACCTCTTCCACGACGAAAGCGAAGCGGCTCACGCGACTTGGCATCATGAAGTGACACATCAGTTGTTTCAGGAGTATCGCTCAGCCTCGAAAGATGTTGGACTGAACTTCAACTTCTGGACAATCGAAGGGGTAGCGATGTACATGGAATCGCTACGGATCTTTGACGGGTATGTCACGCTGGGCGGTGTCGATGCAACGCGGCTGCAATATGCCCGGAACCGCCTTCTGATTGGTGAGTTCTATGTTCCGATTGCCAACATGGTTGCAATGGGGCGTGAAGATATCCAAAAAAGCCCCGATATCGCCGCGATCTACAGCCAGTCGGCCGGCATGGCACATACGTTCCTCGACTCGAGTGACGGCAAGTATCGCGAAGGGTTCATCGGCTATCTAGTCAGTATCTACAAGCAGGATGACAGCCTGAACACGTTGCCGCAGAAGCTGGGAGTCAGCGGTTTGCAGGAGCTAGACAGGATCTATAAGCTCTCGCTGGGAATTTCTCCGGAAGACGTTTATGCGTTGCCGGCAGGAGGACCAACGACCGATTTGTTCCTATCCATGTTCACTGCGTTCAACGATGAAGTGATGCCGCATATCGGAACGTTTACCAAGTTGCGGTGGCTTGATGTATCGATGACGAATGTTTCCAGTCGCGGCGTTTCGTACCTGAAGGACTGCAAAGAACTGAGAGACTTGGGCATTGCGACACCCACGGTGGACGACACAGCCTTGCGAACTGTGGGTCAACTGACCGCGTTGGAAGAGCTCGATATCAGTGGCAGCCGGATCACCGATAGCGGCCTGAAAGAGATCAGCTACCTGCAACACCTGAAGGTCCTTCGAATCGCTGCCACGCAGATTACCGATGCAGGTCTGCTGAAACTTGCCGAACTGAAAGACCTCGAGATGATCGATGCCCGGCAAACGCAAATCACACCGCAGGGTGTCGAGCGACTCAAGCAATCGCTGCCTAAGGTAGTGGTTCACCTGTAA
- the pepF gene encoding oligoendopeptidase F, translating to MATTAKAAKKSVKKLLTRDEVATNDTWDLSSLYPDSEAWEKDFKKLAKKEEGFDKFRGTLAKGAKELLACLKFDSEVDRLGEKLGVYAFLRTTEDQANDESQRRMARFQAVASKLAQAASYIAPEIQAIPGKRLQELMDDPVLKGYRLVLERMTRYKKYTLGKKEERILAMQSEMAGAAGKAFRQLLDADMKFGTVKNENGEEQELTNSTLMEFLLSPDRKVRKKAFEQYYAQFEGHENTLAATLSGSIQKDVYYAKVRGYDSARGQALYADNIPESVYDNLINSVHNHLPAVHRYFELRRRKMKLKDIRHYDTYVPILSNVKTKHTWDQAVEVIMNAMIPLGPEYCDVLHDGLTKARWCDRYPNAGKQSGAFSCGSFDAAPFILMNYKPDVLDDVFTLAHEAGHSMHSYYSSKSQPYQYYNYVIFVAEVASTFNEQLLSQHLQENANTDLERAYLINRDIDAIRGTIIRQTMFAEFEKITHAMCEAGEPLTSKSLQEVYQGLLERYFGPDFVIDPQLKLECLRIPHFYRAFYVYKYATGLSAAIALSMRVLNGGKAELDDYLSFLKGGCSKYPLDLLRDAGVDMESPKPVDMALSHFESLVDQLDDLL from the coding sequence ATGGCTACGACTGCCAAAGCAGCTAAGAAGTCTGTCAAAAAGCTCCTCACGCGCGACGAGGTCGCCACCAACGATACCTGGGATTTGAGCAGCCTGTATCCCGATAGCGAAGCGTGGGAGAAGGACTTCAAAAAGCTGGCCAAGAAGGAAGAAGGCTTCGACAAGTTCCGCGGCACGCTCGCCAAGGGAGCCAAGGAACTGCTGGCCTGTTTGAAGTTCGATTCGGAAGTCGATCGCCTCGGCGAGAAGCTGGGCGTTTATGCGTTCCTTCGTACGACCGAAGATCAGGCCAACGACGAAAGCCAACGCCGCATGGCTCGCTTTCAAGCGGTGGCCAGCAAGCTTGCCCAAGCCGCCAGCTACATCGCTCCCGAGATCCAAGCGATTCCCGGCAAGCGTCTTCAGGAACTGATGGACGATCCGGTCCTTAAAGGGTATCGCCTGGTCCTGGAACGCATGACGCGTTACAAGAAGTACACGCTCGGCAAGAAGGAAGAACGCATCCTGGCCATGCAAAGCGAAATGGCCGGAGCCGCTGGCAAAGCGTTCCGTCAACTGCTGGATGCCGACATGAAGTTCGGTACCGTTAAGAACGAAAATGGGGAAGAGCAGGAACTGACCAACTCGACGTTGATGGAATTCCTGCTTAGTCCCGATCGCAAGGTTCGCAAGAAGGCCTTCGAGCAGTACTACGCACAATTCGAGGGGCACGAGAACACCCTTGCCGCGACCCTTTCCGGTTCGATCCAGAAAGACGTCTACTACGCCAAGGTTCGCGGCTACGACAGCGCTCGCGGCCAAGCCCTCTATGCCGACAACATTCCCGAGTCGGTTTACGATAACCTGATCAATTCGGTCCACAATCATCTGCCAGCCGTGCATCGCTACTTCGAACTGCGTCGCCGGAAGATGAAGCTGAAGGACATCCGCCACTACGATACCTACGTGCCGATCTTGAGCAACGTCAAGACGAAGCATACCTGGGACCAGGCAGTCGAGGTGATCATGAATGCCATGATTCCCCTCGGTCCTGAATACTGCGACGTGCTGCACGATGGCCTTACCAAGGCTCGCTGGTGCGATCGTTACCCCAACGCCGGCAAGCAGAGTGGTGCGTTCAGCTGCGGTAGCTTCGATGCGGCTCCGTTCATCCTGATGAACTATAAGCCAGACGTGCTGGACGACGTGTTCACCCTCGCTCACGAGGCCGGGCACTCAATGCATAGCTACTACTCGTCGAAGAGCCAGCCGTATCAGTACTACAACTACGTAATCTTCGTGGCGGAAGTGGCCAGTACGTTCAACGAGCAGCTGCTCAGCCAGCACCTGCAAGAGAACGCCAACACCGATCTTGAACGGGCCTATCTCATCAATCGCGATATCGACGCCATCCGCGGCACGATCATTCGCCAGACGATGTTCGCCGAGTTCGAGAAGATCACCCATGCAATGTGCGAAGCAGGCGAACCCCTTACCTCGAAGTCGCTGCAGGAAGTCTACCAAGGCCTCTTGGAACGTTACTTCGGTCCGGACTTCGTGATCGACCCGCAACTGAAGCTGGAATGCCTCCGCATCCCACACTTCTACCGCGCGTTCTACGTTTACAAGTACGCGACCGGCTTGTCGGCGGCGATCGCCCTAAGCATGCGGGTGCTCAACGGCGGCAAGGCCGAACTGGACGATTACCTATCGTTCCTCAAGGGTGGCTGCTCGAAGTATCCGCTGGACCTCCTGCGAGATGCAGGCGTCGACATGGAAAGCCCCAAGCCGGTCGATATGGCCCTGAGTCATTTCGAGAGCCTGGTCGATCAACTGGACGACTTGCTGTAA
- a CDS encoding beta-ketoacyl-ACP synthase III gives MATAQPNSSPRTETTSRPVPSGRSHLRSLMGFQILGTGSYVPEKVVPNEDLSSLGCDPEWIIQRTGIRERRHAPANIATSDMAYEAAIAAIKSAGIETDEIDLIVVGTFTPDSATPSTACRLQERLGIRAAAMDVSAACAGFLYAMITAAQFIKTGTSRRALVVGADLLSRISNPEDKKTYPLFGDGAGAVILGPASEDHGMLSYTLGSEGDGGPLLCVPGGGSREPLTQQGIAEGKQYLYMDGRSVFKWAVRVIEDSIRDVLYDAHLTPDDISLVLLHQANVRIIDAACENLGFPREKMVVNLDQYGNTSAGSVPLVLDEAMQKGLIHRGEKILLCGFGAGLSWGTTVFQW, from the coding sequence ATGGCGACGGCGCAACCCAATTCCTCTCCCCGCACCGAAACGACATCTCGCCCAGTTCCCTCTGGACGCAGTCATCTTCGTTCGTTGATGGGCTTTCAGATTCTCGGTACCGGTAGCTACGTTCCTGAGAAGGTCGTTCCTAACGAAGACCTCTCGTCGCTCGGGTGCGATCCTGAATGGATCATTCAGCGCACCGGGATTCGCGAACGTCGTCACGCTCCGGCCAATATCGCTACCAGCGACATGGCCTACGAAGCGGCCATCGCGGCGATCAAGTCGGCCGGTATCGAAACCGATGAGATCGACCTGATCGTGGTCGGTACGTTCACGCCAGACTCGGCCACTCCGTCCACCGCCTGCCGCTTGCAGGAACGCCTGGGCATTCGCGCCGCGGCCATGGACGTGAGTGCGGCCTGTGCGGGCTTTCTGTACGCGATGATTACCGCCGCCCAGTTCATCAAAACGGGGACCAGCCGCCGGGCACTGGTCGTCGGGGCCGATCTGCTGTCGCGGATCTCGAATCCTGAAGACAAGAAGACCTACCCGCTGTTCGGCGACGGAGCGGGTGCCGTCATCCTCGGCCCGGCCAGTGAAGACCACGGCATGCTTTCCTACACCCTGGGAAGCGAAGGGGACGGTGGTCCACTGCTATGCGTGCCGGGGGGTGGCTCGCGTGAACCACTTACCCAGCAAGGCATCGCTGAAGGCAAACAGTACCTCTACATGGATGGCCGCAGCGTCTTTAAGTGGGCTGTGCGGGTGATCGAAGATTCGATCCGCGACGTCCTGTACGACGCCCACCTCACTCCTGACGACATCTCACTTGTTCTGCTGCATCAGGCCAACGTCCGCATCATCGACGCGGCCTGCGAAAACCTCGGCTTCCCACGCGAGAAAATGGTGGTCAACTTAGACCAATACGGCAACACGTCGGCCGGCAGTGTCCCGCTGGTGCTCGACGAAGCCATGCAAAAAGGATTGATCCACCGTGGCGAAAAAATCCTGCTATGCGGCTTCGGTGCCGGGTTGTCCTGGGGTACGACCGTCTTCCAGTGGTAG
- a CDS encoding sugar phosphate isomerase/epimerase family protein, with product MARAVTMFTGQWADMKLDDLAKTMKGFGFDGLELACWGDHFEVDRAVTEDDYCDKKREQLDKFDLGCWSISTHLCGQAVCDIIDERHKSILPDSVWGDGDPASVNDRAAEAVKNAARAAQKFGVPVVNGFTGSSIWHLLYSFPPVPPKMIEDGFKLFADRWNPIMDVFGECGVKFGLEVHPTEIAFDIYSAEKALDAIGHREEFGFNFDPSHLLWQGIDPVEFIRYFPDRIYHVHIKDAITTLNGRSGILGSHIDFGDHRRGWNFRSPGHGGVNFEEIIRALNDIKYSGPLSIEWEDSGMDRLHGAEESCEFVRSIDFSPSDVAFDSAFDKEKQ from the coding sequence ATGGCTCGCGCAGTCACGATGTTCACCGGCCAATGGGCCGATATGAAACTGGACGATTTGGCCAAGACCATGAAGGGTTTTGGCTTTGACGGTCTCGAACTAGCTTGCTGGGGGGACCACTTTGAAGTGGACCGCGCCGTGACCGAAGATGACTACTGCGACAAGAAGCGGGAGCAGTTGGACAAATTCGACCTGGGCTGCTGGTCGATCAGCACCCACCTCTGCGGCCAGGCGGTGTGCGACATCATCGACGAACGCCACAAGTCGATTCTGCCTGACTCGGTTTGGGGCGATGGCGATCCGGCCAGCGTGAACGATCGTGCTGCCGAGGCGGTAAAGAACGCTGCCCGTGCTGCCCAGAAGTTTGGTGTACCGGTCGTCAACGGTTTCACCGGCAGCAGCATCTGGCACCTGCTGTACAGCTTCCCACCGGTTCCTCCGAAGATGATCGAAGACGGCTTTAAGCTGTTCGCCGATCGCTGGAACCCGATCATGGATGTCTTCGGCGAATGCGGGGTTAAGTTCGGCCTGGAAGTCCACCCGACCGAAATCGCGTTCGACATTTACAGCGCTGAAAAGGCCCTCGACGCGATCGGCCACCGCGAAGAATTCGGCTTTAACTTCGATCCTAGCCACCTGCTGTGGCAAGGGATCGACCCAGTGGAATTCATTCGCTACTTCCCCGATCGCATCTACCATGTGCACATCAAGGACGCCATCACGACGCTCAACGGTCGTAGTGGTATCCTGGGCAGCCACATCGACTTCGGCGATCATCGCCGTGGTTGGAACTTCCGCAGCCCAGGCCATGGCGGCGTGAACTTTGAAGAAATCATCCGTGCCCTGAACGACATCAAGTACAGTGGCCCGCTAAGCATCGAATGGGAAGACAGCGGCATGGATCGCCTGCACGGTGCGGAAGAGTCGTGCGAGTTCGTCCGCAGCATCGACTTCTCACCCAGCGACGTGGCATTCGACTCCGCTTTCGACAAAGAAAAGCAATAA